The DNA region AAGCGCGCGGCGCCGCGACCCAGCCGCCGGAATCATAGATCACGACGGTATCGGCATTGCTGATGCCGAGCGCGCCGATGTCGCGGCCGAACTGCTCGGCGCTCGGAAACATGTGCGGCAGTGGATTGGAATGATCGGACACCGCGTCGACGTCGAAGAACACAGCGCCGGGCAGATGCGCGGCGAGATAGTCGTCCTTCGGCAGCGGCAGCACGCCGGGCAGCTTGAAGGTCGCGTCGAGCACCTTGACGTTGGCGTCGCCGAGATGCGCAGCCAGCCATTCGGTCGAAACGAGCGGATCGTCGGTGGTGGTCATCTTACCTGTCACTCCATCGTCATTGCCGGACTTGATCCGGCAATCCATCTTGCCTCGAAACGATGGACACGCGGGTCAAGCCGGCGTGTGACATCTTGGCTTAGCCCTTCTTCTTCGGCTCCCACGCCTCGATCGGACCGCCGGCCTCGCGCCAGGCGGCGAAGCCGCCGCCCATATGGGCGACCGGCTTCAGGCCCATGTCCTTCGCGGTCTTGGCGGCGAGCGCCGAGCGCAGGCCGCCGGCGCAGTGGAAGATGAACTTCTTGTCTTCCTGGAAGATCGGCTTGGCGTAGGGGCTGTTCGGATCGATCCAGAACTCGAGCATGCCGCGGGTGCAGGAGAATGCGCCGGGGATCTTGCCGTCGCGCTCGATCTCGCGCGGGTCGCGGATGTCGACGATCACGACGTCGTTCTTGCCGATCAGCGTGATCGCATCGGCCGCGCTGATGGTCTCGATCTCGGCATTGGCCTCGTCGATCATCACCTTGATGCCGCGGTGGATGTTCTGGGGCATGGAGCTCTCCCTGGATGTTGTTGGCGCGCCCGTCGGCGCGCGACGCCTTGCGCGTTTACCGCACCAGCTCCCGCATCGCGTGCTCCAGACCCTCGATCGTGATCGGATACATGCGCTCGGAGAACAGGCGGCGGATGATGGTGGTCGATTCCGAATAGTCCCAGTGCTTCTGCGCCACCGGATTGAGCCACACCGCATGCGGATAGGTGCGGGTGATGCGGTCGAGCCAGACCGAGCCGGCCTCTTCGTTGACATGCTCGACCGAGCCGCCGGGCACCATGATTTCGTAAGGCGACATCGAGGCGTCGCCGACGAACACCACCTTGTAGTCGTGCGGGTACTTGTGCAGCACGTCCCAGGTCGGCGTGCGATCGGTGAAGCGCCGCTTGTTCTGCTTCCAGACGCCTTCATAGAGGCAGTTGTGGAAGTAGAAATATTCCATGTGCTTGAATTCGCTCTTGGCGGCCGAGAACAATTCCTCGACCTGCTCGATATGCGAATCCATCGAACCGCCGATATCGAAGAACACCAGCACCTTGACCGCGTTGCGCCGCTCGGGGCGCATGTGCACGTCGAGATAGCCGTGGTTGGCGGTCTCCTTGATCGTGGTGTCGAGATCGAGCTCGTCGGGCGCGCCGGTGCGCGCGAACTTGCGCAGCCGCCGCAGCGCGACCTTGATGTTGCGGATGCCGAGCTCGACATTGCCGTCGAGATCCTTGAACTCGCGCTTGTCCCACACCTTCACGGCGCGGTTGTTGCGGTTCTTTTCCTGCCCGATGCGTACGCCTTCGGGATTGTAGCCGTGGGCGCCGAACGGCGAGGTGCCCGCGGTGCCGATCCACTTGCTGCCGCCCTGGTGACGGCCCTTCTGTTCCTCGAGCCGCTTCTTCAAGGTCTCCATGAGCTTGTCCCAGCCCATGGCCTCGATCTGCTTCTTCTCTTCCTCGGTGAGATATTTCTCGGCGAGCTTCTTCAGCCACTCCTCGGGGATCTCCGCCTTGCCCATGGCGTCGAGCAGGCTCTCGAGCCCCTTGAACACGGTGCCGAACACCCGGTCGAACTTGTCGAGATTGCGCTCGTCCTTCACCAGGGCGGCACGCGACAAATAGTAGAAGTTCTCGACGGTCTGTTCGGCGAGATCGGCGTCAAGCGCTTCCATCAAGGTCAGATATTCCCGTAGCGTCACGGGGACCTGGGCGTCGCGCAGCGATGTGAAGAACTGCAGGAACATACTCACCTAGATCGCCCGCTGGACCGGTGGCGTCAAGGGGCCGAGCCATGCCGAGACCGGCGATCCGCCTTGATTTGGCCCCTGGCGCCATGTCTTGCGGGGGTCCACCCAACGACGCCCCGCCCCGTATCCGTGCGGCGGTCATTCCGCGCGGCGGAAACATGACGGTCGACATTCCATGCGTGCCGCGCCGTTCAGGGTACCGCTGCGCTGCGGAATCCGCCCTAGACCGCCCGGCTTTTTCAATTACAATTGCGCCTGACAAGACATTGGGCAGGACGTTTGAATGGGCATCATTGCGGCACTGGTGATCGGTGCGATTGCCGGCTGGCTCGCTGGGCTGATCGTGCGCGGCGCGGGCTTCGGGCTGATCGGCAACATGGTTGTCGGCATCATCGGCGCGCTGGTGGCGAGCTGGCTGCTGCCGCGCCTCGGCGTCGGCCTCGGCGGCAGCGCGATCCGCGACATCCTCAACGCGACGATCGGCGCTTGCATCGTGCTGGCGATCGTATCGATGATCAGACGAGCGTGATCGAAAAATTTGCATCTCCGACGGCCGCTGCGAGAGCGGTCGTTTCATGTTGAGGCCCAAGGTGAGACCCATGCGGCCAACGAACGAAACAAGGCAACCAGATAGATGAAATTCACGGGTACCAAGGACTACGTCGCCACCGATGACCTCAAGGTCGCCGTCAATGCCGCCATCGTGCTCGAGCGCCCGCTGCTGGTGAAGGGCGAGCCCGGCACCGGCAAGACCGTGCTGGCCGAGGAAGTCGCCAAGGCGATCGACGCGCCGCTTTTGACCTGGCACATCAAGTCGACCACCAAGGCGCAGCAGGGCCTCTATGAATACGACGCGGTGTCGCGGCTGCGCGACAGCCAGCTCGGCGACGCGCGCGTGTCCGACATCAAGAACTACATCAAGCGCGGCAAGCTGTGGGAGGCCTTCACCCACGAGAAGCGTCCGGTGCTCCTGATCGACGAGATCGACAAGGCCGACATCGAATTCCCCAACGACCTCTTGCTCGAACTCGACCGCATGGAGTTCCATGTCTACGAGACCGGTGAGACCATCAAGGCGAAGCTGCGCCCGATCGTGATGATCACGTCGAACAACGAGAAGGAACTGCCGGACGCGTTCCTGCGCCGCTGCTTCTTCCACTACATCAAGTTCCCCGACGCCGACACCATGAACAAGATCGTCGACGTGCACTTCCCCGGCATCAAGAAGCGGCTGGTGGAAGAGGCGCTGCGGATCTTCTTCGAGGTCCGCGAGGTGCCGGGCCTGAAGAAGAAGCCCTCGACCTCGGAGCTGCTCGACTGGCTCAAGCTACTCTTGAACGAGGACATCACGCCCGAGATGCTCAGGGAGCGTGATCCGCGCAAGCTGATCCCGCCGCTGCATGGCGCGCTGCTCAAGAACGAGCAGGACGTGCACCTGTTCGAGCGGCTGGCATTCCTCAGCCGCCGCGAAGTCTAGTTCACGCAAACGCCGGGGCATTCGCTCCGGCGTTTTACTGAACCGCTCCAACCAAGAAGAAGACCAGGGAAGATGAACGTCCAGACCCAAATCCGCGCCGCCGAGCCCGTCACATCAGAGCATTTCGACGTCCTGATCGCGGGCGCCGGCATCTCCGGCGTTGGCGCCGCCTACCACCTCACCACGCAATGCCCGGGCACCAGCTTCGTGGTGCTGGAGACGCAGAAGACGTTCGGCGGCACCTGGTCCACTCACCGCTATCCGGGCATCCGCTCCGACAGCGACCTGCATACGTTCGGCTACCGCTTCAAGCCGTGGACCAGCGCCCCGATCGCCAGTGCGGCCGAGATCCTGAAATACATGGGCGAGGTGATCGACGAGAACGATCTCGCCCGCCACATCCGCTATCGCCACACCATCACCGCGGCGAAGTGGTCGAACGAGACCAATCTCTGGACCATCGACGCGACGCGTATCGACACCGGTGAGCAGCTGCGCTTCACCACCAACTTCTTCTGGATGTGCCAGGGCTACTACCGCCACGACGCGGGCTATACGCCCGAATGGACCGACATGGCGAAGTTCAAGGGCACGGTCGTGCATCCGCAGACCTGGCCCGACCACCTCGACTACAAGGGCAAGCGCGTGGTCGTGATCGGCTCCGGCGCAACGGCTGCGACCCTGATCCCGGCGATGGCCAAGGACGCCGGCCATGTCACCATGCTGCAGCGTTCGCCGACCTATTTCCGCACCGGCCGCAACGCGATCGAGATCGCCGAGGAGTTGCGCCGGCTGCAGGTCGACGAGGCCTGGATCCACGAGATCACCCGCCGCAAGATCCTGTTCGAGCAGGACGCCTTCACCAGGCGGACCTTCGCCGAGCCCGAGGGCGCCAAGAAGGACCTGCTTGCGGCGGTCGAGGCCGTCCTCGGCAAGGACTACGACATCGCCACCCACTTCACGCCGCGCTACCGGCCGTGGCGGCAGCGCATCGCCTTCATTCCGGATGCCGACCTGTTCCACGCCATCAAGGGCGGCAAGGCCTCCGTCGTCACCGACGAGATCGAGCGCTTCACCGAGAAGGGCATCCTGCTCAAGTCCGGCAAGGAGCTCGAGGCCGACATCATCATCACCGCGACCGGCTTCCACCTCTCCGCCAATGGCGGCATCGACTTCGCAATCGACGGCAAGCCGCTCGACTTCAAGGACACCGTGACCTATCGCGGCATGATGTTCACCGGCGTGCCGAACCTCGTCTGGGTGTTCGGCTATTTCCGCGCCAGCTGGACCTTGCGCGTCGACTTGGTCGGCGACTTCGTCTGCCGCATGCTCAAGCACATGAAGGCAACCGGTGTGAAGAAAGTGACGCCGGCGCTGCGCCCCGAAGACCACAACATGCCGCTGCTGCCGTGGATCGATCCGGAGAACTTCAACCCCGGCTACATGATGCGCGGCATGCACCTGTTGCCGAAGCGCGGCGACAAGCCGGAGT from Bradyrhizobium sp. B124 includes:
- a CDS encoding rhodanese-like domain-containing protein, whose amino-acid sequence is MPQNIHRGIKVMIDEANAEIETISAADAITLIGKNDVVIVDIRDPREIERDGKIPGAFSCTRGMLEFWIDPNSPYAKPIFQEDKKFIFHCAGGLRSALAAKTAKDMGLKPVAHMGGGFAAWREAGGPIEAWEPKKKG
- a CDS encoding VWA domain-containing protein codes for the protein MFLQFFTSLRDAQVPVTLREYLTLMEALDADLAEQTVENFYYLSRAALVKDERNLDKFDRVFGTVFKGLESLLDAMGKAEIPEEWLKKLAEKYLTEEEKKQIEAMGWDKLMETLKKRLEEQKGRHQGGSKWIGTAGTSPFGAHGYNPEGVRIGQEKNRNNRAVKVWDKREFKDLDGNVELGIRNIKVALRRLRKFARTGAPDELDLDTTIKETANHGYLDVHMRPERRNAVKVLVFFDIGGSMDSHIEQVEELFSAAKSEFKHMEYFYFHNCLYEGVWKQNKRRFTDRTPTWDVLHKYPHDYKVVFVGDASMSPYEIMVPGGSVEHVNEEAGSVWLDRITRTYPHAVWLNPVAQKHWDYSESTTIIRRLFSERMYPITIEGLEHAMRELVR
- a CDS encoding GlsB/YeaQ/YmgE family stress response membrane protein: MGIIAALVIGAIAGWLAGLIVRGAGFGLIGNMVVGIIGALVASWLLPRLGVGLGGSAIRDILNATIGACIVLAIVSMIRRA
- a CDS encoding MoxR family ATPase, which encodes MKFTGTKDYVATDDLKVAVNAAIVLERPLLVKGEPGTGKTVLAEEVAKAIDAPLLTWHIKSTTKAQQGLYEYDAVSRLRDSQLGDARVSDIKNYIKRGKLWEAFTHEKRPVLLIDEIDKADIEFPNDLLLELDRMEFHVYETGETIKAKLRPIVMITSNNEKELPDAFLRRCFFHYIKFPDADTMNKIVDVHFPGIKKRLVEEALRIFFEVREVPGLKKKPSTSELLDWLKLLLNEDITPEMLRERDPRKLIPPLHGALLKNEQDVHLFERLAFLSRREV
- a CDS encoding NAD(P)/FAD-dependent oxidoreductase, yielding MNVQTQIRAAEPVTSEHFDVLIAGAGISGVGAAYHLTTQCPGTSFVVLETQKTFGGTWSTHRYPGIRSDSDLHTFGYRFKPWTSAPIASAAEILKYMGEVIDENDLARHIRYRHTITAAKWSNETNLWTIDATRIDTGEQLRFTTNFFWMCQGYYRHDAGYTPEWTDMAKFKGTVVHPQTWPDHLDYKGKRVVVIGSGATAATLIPAMAKDAGHVTMLQRSPTYFRTGRNAIEIAEELRRLQVDEAWIHEITRRKILFEQDAFTRRTFAEPEGAKKDLLAAVEAVLGKDYDIATHFTPRYRPWRQRIAFIPDADLFHAIKGGKASVVTDEIERFTEKGILLKSGKELEADIIITATGFHLSANGGIDFAIDGKPLDFKDTVTYRGMMFTGVPNLVWVFGYFRASWTLRVDLVGDFVCRMLKHMKATGVKKVTPALRPEDHNMPLLPWIDPENFNPGYMMRGMHLLPKRGDKPEWQHNQDYWAEKDEFPAIDLEDKAFVYG